One Alcaligenes ammonioxydans DNA segment encodes these proteins:
- a CDS encoding putative DNA modification/repair radical SAM protein, with amino-acid sequence MELARKLEILADAAKYDASCASSAAPKRDSRGRTGLGASTGAGICHSFTPDGRCVSLLKILLTNFCQYDCLYCVNRRSSNVPRARFRPAEVVDLTLDFYRRNYIDGLFLSSGIIRSSDYTMESLVEVARSLREDHHFRGYIHLKTIPDADPQLITLAGQYADRLSVNIELPTDAGLNRLAPEKSGHTIKRAMGVIRLAQEQAQQEKRPKVPAGQSTQMIVGADAADDRNILQTAQTLYGAYKLKRVYYSAFSPIPDSSSALPAQPPPLLREHRLYQADFLLRSYGFRAEELFQNTGDLPLDIDPKLSWALSNRDIFPVDLNRAPERLIARVPGIGIRNAKRLVELRQMRAIRYQDLIRLRCSIRTLQPFVVVQDYRPGLAEAASDTLRRMLSSNPQQLSLL; translated from the coding sequence ATGGAGCTTGCGCGCAAACTTGAGATTCTGGCTGACGCGGCCAAGTATGATGCCTCGTGCGCCAGCAGTGCGGCCCCCAAACGGGATTCCCGTGGGCGCACGGGTCTGGGCGCCAGTACCGGTGCCGGTATCTGCCACAGCTTTACGCCGGACGGACGCTGCGTTTCGCTGCTCAAGATACTGCTGACCAATTTTTGCCAGTATGACTGCCTGTATTGTGTGAACCGGCGCTCCAGCAACGTGCCACGAGCGCGTTTTCGGCCTGCAGAAGTGGTGGATCTGACGCTGGATTTTTATCGGCGCAACTATATAGATGGGCTTTTCCTGAGCTCGGGCATCATCCGCAGCTCGGACTACACCATGGAGAGTCTGGTCGAAGTGGCGCGTTCCTTGCGCGAGGATCATCATTTTCGTGGCTATATCCACCTTAAAACCATTCCGGATGCCGACCCGCAGTTGATCACGCTGGCAGGCCAGTACGCGGACCGGCTCAGCGTCAATATTGAGCTTCCCACGGATGCCGGCCTGAATCGCCTGGCTCCGGAAAAAAGCGGTCACACGATCAAGCGGGCCATGGGGGTGATTCGTCTGGCCCAGGAGCAGGCCCAGCAAGAGAAACGGCCCAAGGTGCCGGCGGGGCAAAGTACGCAGATGATCGTGGGGGCCGATGCGGCCGATGACCGCAATATTTTGCAAACCGCCCAGACGCTGTACGGGGCTTACAAGCTCAAACGGGTGTATTACTCCGCTTTTAGTCCTATTCCGGATAGTTCCTCGGCGCTGCCGGCGCAGCCGCCCCCGCTCTTGCGCGAGCACCGTCTGTATCAAGCCGATTTTTTGTTGCGCAGCTACGGGTTTCGGGCCGAGGAACTGTTTCAGAATACAGGCGACCTGCCTTTGGATATTGATCCCAAGCTGTCTTGGGCCTTGTCGAACCGGGATATTTTTCCGGTGGATCTGAACCGGGCCCCTGAACGACTGATTGCCCGTGTGCCGGGCATTGGTATTCGCAATGCCAAGCGTCTGGTGGAACTGCGTCAGATGCGGGCTATTCGATACCAGGACCTGATCCGTTTGCGTTGCTCTATCCGTACATTGCAGCCTTTTGTTGTGGTGCAGGATTATCGTCCCGGGCTAGCCGAGGCGGCCTCCGACACCTTACGTCGCATGCTGTCGAGCAATCCGCAGCAACTGAGCCTGCTATGA
- the hda gene encoding DnaA regulatory inactivator Hda, with protein MTEQLILDISPAPPASLDNFVAGANQAALQALRQCSPGRAVYLWGPPGAGRTHLLRAMASRDDSRYFSADTHFQPIFDIATDDKAPPSLLAIDDIERFDEHGQAAVFALYNRWRESATRPDAFTLLVSGDRAPKTMSVREDLRTRLGWDLVFRLEYLSDAHRAEAMQQRAAARGLQLQAEVLSWILTHYDRDMNRLSALIDALDNYSLVKKRPITLPLLKELLANSQTQSSS; from the coding sequence ATGACCGAGCAACTGATTCTGGATATATCTCCAGCACCGCCTGCCTCTTTGGACAACTTTGTTGCCGGAGCGAATCAGGCTGCGTTGCAGGCTCTGCGTCAGTGTAGTCCAGGACGCGCGGTTTACCTGTGGGGACCGCCCGGTGCAGGTCGAACACATCTGCTGCGGGCGATGGCCAGTCGAGACGACAGCCGCTATTTTAGTGCAGATACTCATTTCCAGCCCATCTTTGACATCGCTACCGATGACAAAGCCCCTCCCAGCCTTTTAGCCATCGACGATATCGAACGTTTTGACGAGCACGGACAGGCTGCCGTATTTGCACTGTACAATCGCTGGCGCGAGTCGGCCACCCGGCCAGACGCCTTCACACTGCTGGTCTCCGGCGACCGGGCTCCCAAAACCATGTCCGTGCGCGAGGACTTGCGCACACGCTTGGGGTGGGACCTGGTGTTCAGGCTGGAATACCTGTCGGACGCCCACCGGGCCGAAGCCATGCAACAGCGGGCTGCGGCCCGCGGGCTGCAACTGCAAGCAGAAGTGCTCAGCTGGATACTGACTCACTACGATCGCGATATGAACCGCCTGAGCGCATTGATTGATGCGCTGGACAACTATTCACTGGTAAAGAAACGCCCCATCACTTTACCCCTGCTCAAAGAACTTCTGGCCAACAGCCAGACCCAATCTTCTAGTTGA
- a CDS encoding UdgX family uracil-DNA binding protein (This protein belongs to the uracil DNA glycosylase superfamily, members of which act in excision repair of DNA. However, it belongs more specifically to UdgX branch, whose founding member was found to bind uracil in DNA (where it does not belong), without cleaving it, appears to promote DNA repair by a pathway involving RecA, rather than base excision.) produces MVTLQVDGGYAGWREQALRALAASWAPEQLCWADSFAEPGPRAGQIGLEYELSQSLPPATEVLQEPQGHEPANRPSVRISKGLAALLQDAALCRTAQRWALLYRVLWRWHHGDRSVESVADEDGARLYEMAKAVRKEKHDMMAYVRFRHCGTGQLPEYWAWFEPEHDVLEWIADYFSRRMGGTSWCIATPRRVALWDGHTLQLRDAPDDLKARQAGPGQDQVEALWLRYYQSIFNPARLNETALQQSMPVRFWKGLPEASLIPAMVSEARRGARRVGQFSAVSQMPGKVIAVQADHAQPERSAPSVLEACRRCGLWEHATHGVPGEGPARARMMLLGEQPGDYEDLAGRVFVGPAGQILDQALQRAGIERNALYLSNAVKHFKWKARGKQRLHVSPSQAEVQACGYWLQEELARLEPAVIVTLGATALSALLGPERRLAEYLAKPFLWGQTWVIATWHPSYALRVGNAARREEIVSSIAQVLQMGWQRAAEPAADRAESSLSPAV; encoded by the coding sequence ATGGTAACCCTGCAGGTAGACGGGGGGTACGCTGGCTGGCGGGAACAGGCTTTACGTGCTCTGGCCGCCAGCTGGGCACCGGAACAACTTTGCTGGGCAGACTCCTTCGCGGAACCGGGGCCCAGGGCGGGGCAAATCGGGCTGGAATATGAGCTCTCCCAGTCGCTGCCCCCCGCAACTGAGGTGTTGCAAGAGCCCCAGGGGCATGAACCCGCCAACCGGCCGTCGGTCCGTATTTCAAAAGGACTGGCTGCTTTGCTGCAAGATGCGGCGTTGTGCCGTACTGCACAGCGATGGGCCTTGCTCTATCGTGTCTTGTGGCGCTGGCACCACGGTGATCGCAGTGTGGAGTCCGTGGCCGACGAGGATGGGGCGCGTTTGTATGAGATGGCCAAGGCCGTTCGCAAGGAAAAGCACGACATGATGGCGTATGTGCGGTTTCGCCATTGTGGAACGGGCCAGTTGCCTGAGTACTGGGCTTGGTTTGAGCCCGAGCACGATGTTCTGGAGTGGATCGCTGATTATTTTTCCAGACGGATGGGGGGAACCTCTTGGTGTATTGCGACGCCTCGGCGTGTGGCGCTGTGGGATGGTCATACGCTGCAGCTACGGGATGCGCCGGACGATCTGAAAGCCCGACAGGCTGGTCCGGGGCAGGACCAGGTAGAAGCCTTGTGGCTTCGTTATTACCAAAGCATTTTTAATCCCGCGCGCTTGAATGAAACGGCTTTGCAGCAGAGCATGCCGGTTCGATTCTGGAAGGGCTTGCCTGAAGCGAGCCTGATTCCGGCCATGGTCAGTGAGGCCCGTCGTGGAGCCCGACGAGTCGGCCAGTTCAGTGCGGTAAGTCAGATGCCAGGCAAGGTGATTGCGGTCCAGGCCGACCATGCACAGCCCGAACGCAGTGCGCCGTCGGTCCTGGAGGCCTGTCGTCGCTGCGGCCTTTGGGAGCACGCGACACACGGGGTGCCGGGGGAGGGCCCGGCAAGGGCCCGCATGATGCTGCTGGGGGAGCAGCCTGGCGACTACGAGGATTTGGCGGGGCGCGTTTTTGTAGGGCCTGCCGGGCAGATTCTGGATCAGGCATTGCAGCGTGCCGGTATTGAGCGCAACGCGCTGTATCTGAGCAATGCCGTCAAGCATTTCAAGTGGAAAGCGAGGGGTAAGCAGCGTTTACATGTCAGCCCCTCCCAGGCCGAAGTGCAGGCATGCGGGTATTGGCTGCAAGAGGAACTGGCGCGCCTTGAACCGGCTGTCATTGTTACGCTGGGAGCCACCGCCTTGTCTGCTTTGCTGGGGCCTGAGCGACGGCTTGCCGAATATCTGGCCAAACCTTTTCTCTGGGGGCAGACTTGGGTCATTGCGACCTGGCACCCCTCCTATGCGCTGCGTGTGGGCAATGCGGCCCGTCGTGAAGAGATTGTCAGCAGCATTGCCCAGGTGCTGCAAATGGGGTGGCAGCGGGCTGCAGAGCCGGCTGCGGACAGGGCTGAAAGCAGCCTTAGCCCAGCCGTGTGA
- the folK gene encoding 2-amino-4-hydroxy-6-hydroxymethyldihydropteridine diphosphokinase: MSTAGTTVYVALGANLGQARQTLETAAAELAATPGIQDLTLAHFYSTAPVDSSGPDYVNTVTRFTCTLAPEDLLDRLQAIEQEHGRTRLYRNAPRTLDLDVLLYGQEQIDTERLTVPHPRMHERAFVLVPLADLAPELELAQGSVKDLLAQVRDQAITRLG, encoded by the coding sequence ATGAGCACAGCCGGAACAACGGTTTATGTGGCCTTGGGTGCGAACCTGGGTCAGGCACGTCAGACACTGGAAACCGCGGCGGCAGAGCTGGCCGCTACTCCCGGCATCCAGGATCTGACACTGGCGCACTTCTACAGCACCGCACCGGTGGATTCCAGTGGCCCGGACTACGTCAACACCGTCACCCGATTCACCTGTACGCTGGCTCCCGAGGATTTGCTGGACAGACTGCAAGCCATCGAGCAAGAGCACGGTCGCACTCGCCTGTACCGCAATGCGCCCCGCACTCTGGATCTGGACGTGTTGCTTTACGGTCAAGAACAAATCGACACCGAACGGCTGACCGTGCCACACCCGCGCATGCACGAACGTGCCTTTGTGCTGGTTCCGCTGGCTGATCTGGCACCTGAGCTTGAACTGGCGCAAGGCAGCGTGAAGGACTTGCTTGCCCAGGTGCGCGACCAGGCCATCACACGGCTGGGCTAA
- a CDS encoding HAD family hydrolase: MTASSFIALFDLDHTLLPLDSDYQWADFLARTGRVGDPVQAIRLNEELMERYNQGLLTAEESAEFMLGLLTNASQEELLTWQDEFMRAVILPSISPAARELLAKHQDQGHLVAIVTATNEFVTRPIAAALGVDHLIATTPEMKEGRYTGKISGVPSFQAGKITRVQQWLQTMDKSLSDFERSWFYSDSPNDLPLMEVVTDPVATNPSDKLRAVATERNWEVIDLFADMMDSKS, encoded by the coding sequence ATGACTGCTTCTTCTTTTATTGCCCTGTTTGATCTGGACCACACCCTGCTTCCTTTAGATAGCGATTACCAGTGGGCAGACTTTCTGGCCCGTACCGGCCGCGTCGGCGATCCTGTCCAAGCCATCCGTCTGAATGAAGAACTGATGGAACGCTATAACCAGGGATTGTTGACGGCCGAAGAATCGGCCGAATTCATGTTGGGCCTGCTCACCAACGCCAGCCAGGAAGAACTGCTGACCTGGCAGGACGAGTTCATGCGAGCCGTGATCCTGCCCTCGATCAGCCCGGCTGCCCGCGAGTTGCTGGCCAAACACCAGGATCAGGGCCATCTGGTGGCGATTGTGACTGCCACCAACGAATTTGTGACCCGCCCCATTGCCGCCGCGCTGGGCGTGGACCACCTGATAGCCACCACCCCCGAAATGAAGGAAGGTCGCTACACGGGCAAGATCAGTGGTGTGCCCAGCTTTCAGGCTGGCAAGATTACCCGCGTGCAACAATGGTTGCAGACCATGGACAAATCCCTGTCCGACTTCGAGCGCAGCTGGTTCTACAGCGACTCGCCCAACGATCTGCCCCTGATGGAAGTGGTGACGGACCCCGTTGCCACCAACCCCAGCGACAAACTGCGCGCCGTAGCGACCGAACGTAATTGGGAAGTCATCGATTTGTTCGCTGACATGATGGACAGCAAATCGTAA
- the pcnB gene encoding polynucleotide adenylyltransferase PcnB gives MLKRTIKTFVDRLLKPAKSARPKGPRRYTREEHGIDRRLVSRHAIKVCEVLNHEGYQAYVVGGAVRDLLVGLEPKDFDVATNATPEQIRPLFRRARIIGRRFRLVHVVFGQEVIETSTFRADDSGKQTDEHGRILRDNEYGTIEDDAARRDFTLNALYYDPLTETVIDYHNGVADLKNRQVRIIGDAQTRYREDPVRMLRAVRFASKLDATIEPATDAPIRSLSRLIENVPESRLADETLKLLNCGHAMDCIQRLQALGLHSKLLPMVEPVQRLPGGAEFLDMALARTDTRVRAGKSVSPSFIYACLLWKLVKQEWDRRSSQDMHPQQALLEAADLVLEKQSRIMPIQKRFQSDMREIWFMQPRFERIANRAIWRMTEQPRFRAAVDFLQLRAEAKEVDSVQAQWWMDLADAGDEERSTMIAVRKPATATATGSRSGQRRTRRRRSNAKRSSTSSGNAA, from the coding sequence ATGCTAAAGCGAACAATAAAAACATTTGTCGATCGGCTGCTCAAACCAGCCAAAAGCGCGCGTCCCAAAGGGCCGCGCCGCTACACACGTGAAGAACATGGCATAGACCGGCGTCTGGTCTCGCGTCATGCCATCAAAGTGTGCGAGGTCCTGAACCACGAAGGCTATCAAGCCTATGTCGTTGGTGGCGCCGTGCGCGATCTGCTGGTGGGCCTGGAGCCCAAGGACTTTGATGTGGCCACCAATGCCACGCCCGAACAGATCCGTCCTCTGTTTCGTCGCGCACGCATTATTGGGCGCCGCTTCCGTCTGGTCCACGTGGTCTTTGGTCAGGAAGTCATCGAGACCTCTACATTCCGGGCCGATGACAGCGGCAAACAAACGGACGAGCATGGCCGTATCCTGCGCGACAATGAATACGGCACCATCGAAGACGATGCCGCACGCCGTGACTTTACGCTGAACGCGCTCTATTACGACCCGCTGACCGAGACCGTCATCGACTACCACAACGGGGTAGCCGATCTGAAAAACCGTCAGGTGCGCATTATTGGTGATGCGCAAACCCGCTATCGCGAAGATCCGGTGCGCATGTTGCGCGCCGTGCGCTTTGCCTCCAAGCTCGATGCCACCATCGAACCAGCCACCGACGCGCCGATCCGTTCCTTGTCACGTCTGATCGAGAACGTGCCCGAGTCCCGTCTGGCCGACGAGACGCTGAAACTGCTGAACTGCGGTCACGCCATGGACTGCATACAGCGCCTGCAAGCGCTGGGCCTGCACAGCAAACTATTGCCTATGGTGGAGCCGGTTCAGCGCCTGCCCGGCGGCGCGGAATTTCTGGATATGGCCCTGGCCCGTACCGACACCCGTGTGCGCGCCGGCAAATCCGTCAGCCCCAGCTTTATTTATGCCTGCCTGCTCTGGAAACTGGTCAAGCAGGAGTGGGACCGACGCAGCAGCCAGGACATGCATCCTCAACAAGCCCTGCTGGAGGCAGCCGACCTGGTTCTGGAAAAGCAAAGCCGCATCATGCCGATCCAAAAGCGCTTCCAATCGGATATGCGGGAAATCTGGTTCATGCAGCCGCGTTTTGAACGCATCGCCAACCGTGCAATCTGGCGCATGACCGAACAGCCCCGTTTTCGCGCCGCTGTGGACTTTTTACAACTTCGTGCTGAAGCCAAAGAAGTCGATAGCGTGCAGGCACAGTGGTGGATGGATCTGGCCGATGCAGGCGACGAGGAGCGCAGCACCATGATTGCCGTGCGCAAACCCGCTACAGCGACCGCCACGGGCTCTCGCAGCGGACAACGTCGCACGCGCCGACGCCGCTCCAATGCCAAGCGCAGCAGTACCAGCAGCGGAAATGCAGCATGA